A genome region from Dromaius novaehollandiae isolate bDroNov1 chromosome 34, bDroNov1.hap1, whole genome shotgun sequence includes the following:
- the ERCC2 gene encoding general transcription and DNA repair factor IIH helicase subunit XPD isoform X1 gives MKLNIDGLLVYFPYDYIYPEQFSYMLELKRTLDAKGHGVLEMPSGTGKTVSLLSLIVAYQRARPLDLTKLIYCSRTVPEIEKVIEELRKLMDFYEKQLGEKVPFLGLALSSRKNLCIHPEVSSLRFGKEVDSKCLSLTASHVRAQHQRDGTLPACRFYEEFDTHGREVPIPYGIYNLDDLKAHGRQKGWCPYFLARYSILHANIVVYSYHYLLDPKIADLVSKELAKKSVVVFDEAHNIDNVCIDSMGVNITRRTLDRCQANVATLQATIQKIKETDAQRLKEEYRRLVEGLREANVARETDVYLANPVLPDEILQEAVPGSIRTAEHFVGFMKRFLEYLKARVRVQHVAQESPPAFLKDVYEKVCIERKPLRFCAERLRSLLRTLEIVDMADFSAITLIANFATLVSTYAKGFTIIIEPFDDRTPTIANPILHFSCMDASIAIKPVFERFQSVIITSGTLSPLDIYPKILDFRPVTMATFTMTLARTCLCPMIVGRGNDQVAISSKFETREDIAVIRNYGNLLLEMSAVVPDGIVAFFTSYQYMENIVASWASWRTSRGTSSSSSRRRTGPRPAWRWRSTRRPARTAGAPSCSPWPGARCRRASTSCTTTAGPSSCSGCPTSTPRAASSRPGSSTCATSSRSGRTTSSPSTPCATRPSAWAGPCAARPTTASWSSPTSASPGPTSGASCRAGSRSTSPTPTSTSPWTRPCRWPSSSCARWPSPSTGRTSWGSPCSRWSSCSRRRSCSASSRSRSKCEHVGARSCPHHARSCALEPGSPLTALGAVCRSLDPAPSALGAARWSLDPPSLRSEPCVGARIQPPARLELHVGAWIPPHCTRSRVSAPGSSPQRARSCTLEPGSPPLPHSELHSGSRLPPGHARSCTFGPGTSRRLPAVQGLLVCPFFCICTPK, from the exons ATGAA GCTCAACATCGATGGCCTCCTGGTGTATTTCCCCTACGACTACATCTACCCCGAGCAGTTCTCCTACATGCTGGAGCTCAAGAGGACCTTGGACGCCAAG GGCCACGGCGTGCTGGAGATGCCCTCGGGGACAGGGAAGACGGTGTCGCTGCTGTCCCTCATCGTGGCCTATCAGCGG GCCCGGCCGTTGGATCTTACCAAGCTCATCTACTGCTCCCGCACGGTGCCGGAGATCGAGAAG GTGATCGAGGAGCTGCGGAAGCTGATGGATTTCTACGAGAAGCAGCTGGGGGAGAAGGTGCCGTTCCTGGGGCTGGCGCTGAGCTCCAGGAAGAACCTGTGCATCCACCCCGAG GTGTCCTCGCTGCGCTTCGGGAAGGAGGTGGACAGCAAGTGCCTGAGCCTGACGGCCTCCCACGTGCGGGCGCAGCACCAGCGCGACGGCACCCTGCCCGCCTGCCGCTTCTACGAG GAGTTCGACACCCACGGGCGCGAGGTGCCCATCCCCTACGGCATCTACAACCTGGACGACCTGAAGGCCCACGGGCGGCAGAAGGGCTGGTGCCCCTATTTCCTCGCCCGCTACTCG ATCCTGCACGCCAACATCGTGGTCTACAGCTACCACTACCTGCTGGACCCCAAAATCGCCGACCTGGTCTCCAAAGAGCTGGCCAAGAAGTCGGTCGTGGTCTTCGACGAGGCGCACAACATCG ACAACGTCTGCATCGACTCCATGGGGGTGAACATCACCCGCCGCACGCTGGACCGCTGCCAGGCCAACGTGGCCACGCTGCAGGCCACCATCCAGAA GATCAAGGAGACGGACGCCCAGAGGCTGAAGGAGGAGTACAGGCGGCTCGTGGAGGGCTTGCGGGAGGCCAACGTGGCGCGGGAGACCGACGTCTACCTCGCCAACCCCGTGCTGCCCGACGAGATCCTCCAGG AGGCCGTGCCGGGCAGCATCCGCACGGCCGAGCACTTCGTGGGCTTCATGAAGCGCTTCCTGGAGTACCTGAAGGCCCGGGTGCGGGTGCAGCACGTGGCGCAGGAAAGCCCCCCGGCCTTCCTCAAGGACGTCTACGAGAAGGTGTGCATCGAGCGCAAGCCGCTCCG GTTCTGCGCCGAGCGGCTGCGCTCGCTGCTGCGCACGCTGGAGATCGTGGACATGGCCGATTTCTCCGCCATCACCCTCATCGCTAATTTTGCCACCCTGGTCAGCACCTACGCCAAGg gcTTCACCATCATCATCGAGCCCTTCGACGACCGGACCCCCACCATCGCCAACCCCATCCTGCACTTcag CTGCATGGACGCCTCCATCGCCATCAAGCCCGTCTTCGAGCGCTTCCAGTCCGTCATCATCACGTCAGGG actCTCTCGCCGCTGGACATTTACCCCAAAATCCTGGATTTCCGCCCCGTCACCATGGCGACCTTCACCATGACGCTGGCGCGGACCTGCCTCTGCCCCATG ATCGTGGGCCGTGGGAATGACCAGGTGGCCATCAGCTCCAAGTTCGAGACACGCGAGGACATCG CCGTCATCCGCAACTACGGCAACCTGCTGCTGGAGATGTCGGCCGTGGTCCCCGACGGCATCGTCGCCTTCTTCACCAGCTACCAGTACATGGAGAACATCGTGGCCTCGTG GGCATCTTGGAGAACATCCAGAGGAACAAGCTCATCTTCATCGAGACGCAGGACGGGGCCGAGACCAGCATGGCGCTGGAGAAGTACCAGGAG GCCTGCGAGAACGGCCGGGGCGCCATCCTGCTCTCCGTGGCCCGGGGCAAGGTGTCGGAGGGCATCGACTTCG TGCACCACTACGGCCGGGCCGTCATCATGTTCGGGGTGCCCTACGTCTACACCCAGAGCCGCATCCTCAAG GCCCGGCTCGAGTACCTGCGCGACCAGTTCCAGATCCGGGAGAACGACTTCCTCACCTTCGACGCCATGCGCCACGCGGCCCAGTGCGTGGGCCGGGCCCTGCGCGGCAAGACCGACTACGGCCTCATGGTCTTCGCCGACAag CGCTTCGCCCGGGCCGACAAGCGGGGCAAGCTGCCGCGCTGGATCCAGGAGCACATCACCGACGCCAACCTCAACCTCACCGTGGACGAGGCCGTGCAGGTGGCCAAGTTCTTCCTGCGCCAGATGGCCCAGCCCTTCCACCGg GAGGACCAGCTGGGGCTCTCCCTGCTCACGCTGGAGCAGCTGCAGTCGGAGGAGATCCTGCAGCGCATCGAGCAGATCGCGCAGCAAGTGTGAGCACGTCGGAGCCCGGAGCTGCCCCCATCATGCTCGGAGCTGCGCGTTGGAGCCCGGATCCCCCCTCACTGCGCTCGGAGCCGTGTGTCGGAGCCTGGATCCAGCCCCCAGTGCGCTCGGAGCTGCACGTTGGAGCCTGGATCCCCCCTCACTGCGCTCGGAGCCGTGTGTTGGAGCCCGGATCCAGCCCCCAGCGCGCTTGGAGCTGCACGTTGGAGCCTGGATCCCCCCTCACTGCACTCGGAGCCGTGTGTCGGCGCCCGGATCCAGCCCCCAGCGCGCTCGGAGCTGCACGTTGGAGCCCGGATCTCCCCCACTGCCGCACTCGGAGCTGCACAGCGGAtcccggctccctcccggccACGCTCGGAGCTGCACGTTCGGTCCCGGCACTTCCCGCCGGctccctgctgtgcagggactCTTGGTTTgcccttttttttgtatttgcacCCCGAAATAA
- the PPP1R13L gene encoding relA-associated inhibitor, whose amino-acid sequence MDRAMASQRIQSAQDLLDLTFQSLAMKHMDLKQVELDTAVAKVDELSRQLESLWTDGPGPPAAAQAKEPYSPLESPSRTSSPFGRKSLASESLELLGSFHGDSLGRPASPRPSYYLPAEDRAPSPRPKVLAVPYEGLAPGGGGAGRAPSPRLHRSSPAERPYDFLGFGGSPGRAGSPRSGEASPAQMFFPERAPSPRPPAPPPYEAHGLYPSLSGALAPFRAQDDLVIKRRPQKSWNESDLDVAYEKKPSGSGGYDRAGEGLRQPLGLQLAPWRESSLDGKDGAYGVHSATLPRNYKVSPLAGERRPEGGGRRGGGPPPGARAWHPALQPASRIPMPPPGPQGARPPRHKPLPLSMIFKLQNAFWEHGAGVGGPRGLPPGPLAFPRSPPKQPPLPAPAPPALPPGEGPGRAVSPEAAPAEPAAPPEAAGPPEAAAREPEPEPEPELETLLRGGEAAEAARPLSPTRLQPLLPPEAQAVPEFEEVARVLAEMPRPLKRRGSMEQSPGPALPPTHKKQYQQLITRLFHHRPRKDEAPPAPDAAEPPAAEPPAPRHSPPPALPEPPGSPLPGPERRSALRGPSSPRRRPRGRVRLNPLVLLLDAALTGELDVVQQAVAELQDASQPNDEGITALHNAICGANYAIVDFLIASGADVNSPDSHGWTPLHCAASCNDTALCVALVRHGAAIFAPTASDGSLAVEKCDPYREGYADCYTYLCEVEQGMGVLNSGVVYALWDYSAELGDELSFREGEPVTVLRRDPPEQLDWWWGSLYGHEGYVPKNYFGLFPRVRPQRKKV is encoded by the exons GAGCCCTACAGCCCCTTGGAGAGCCCGAGCCGCACCAGCTCGCCTTTCGGCCGGAAAAGCCTGGCTTCGGAGAGCCTGGAGCTCCTCGGCTCCTTCCACGGCGACTCGCTGggccgccccgcctcgccccggcccTCCTACTACCTGCCGGCGGAGGACCGGGCTCCCTCGCCCCGGCCCAAGGTGCTGGCGGTGCCCTACGAGGGGctggcgccgggggggggcggcgccggccgggcccccTCGCCCCGGCTGCACCGCTCGTCGCCCGCCGAGCGCCCCTACGACTTCCTGGGCTTCGGCGgctcgccgggccgggccggctcgCCGCGCTCGGGCGAGGCCTCCCCGGCGCAGATGTTCTTCCCCGAGCGGGCGCCgtcgccccggccgcccgccccgccgccctacGAGGCGCACGGCCTCTACCCGTCCCTCAGCGGGGCCTTGGCACCCTTCCGGGCTCAGG ATGACCTGGTGATCAAACGGCGCCCGCAGAAGAGCTGGAACGAGTCCGACCTGGACGTGGCCTACGAGAAGAAACCGTCCGGCTCGGGGGGCTACGACC GCGCCGGCgaggggctccggcagcccctggggctgcagctggctcCCTGGAGGGAATCGAGCCTGGACGGCAAG gacGGTGCCTACGGCGTGCACAGCGCCACGCTGCCCCGCAACTACAAGGTGTCACCGctggccggggagcggcggcccgagggcggggggcggcgaggcggcggacccccccccggcgcccgcgccTGGCACCCGGCGCTGCAGCCCGCCTCCCGCatccccatgcccccccccggcccccagggcgcccggcccccccgccacAAGCCCCTGCCCCTCTCCATGATCTTCAAGCTGCAAAACGCCTTCTGGGAGCACGGAGCCGGCGTCGGGGGCCCCCGGgggctcccgccgggccccctcgccttcccccgctcccccccgaagcagcccccgctgccggccccggcccccccggcgctgccccccggcgAAG ggccgggccgggccgtgtcCCCGGAGGCGGCACCCGCGGAGCCGGCGGCACCCCCGGAGGCGGCCGGAccccccgaggcggcggcgcgggagccggagccggagccggagccggagctggagacgctgctgcggggcggcgaggcggcggaggcggcgcggccgttgAGCCCCACGCGGCTgcagccgctgctgccgcccgagGCGCAGGCGGTGCCCGAGTTCGAGGAGGTGGCGCGGGTGCTGGCCGAGATGCCGCGGCCCCTCAAGCGCCGCGGCTCCATGGAGcagagccccggcccggcgctgccgcccacCCACAAGAAGCAGTACCAGCAGCTCATCACCCGCCTCTTCCACCACCGGCCCCGCAAGGACGAGGCGCCGCCGGCGCCCGacgccgccgagccgcccgccgccgagccccccgccccgcgccacagccccccgcccgccctcccggagccccccggcagccccctgcccggcccg GAGCGGCGCTCGGCCCTGCGCGGCCCCTCCTCGCCCCGCAGGCGCCCCAGGGGCCGCGTGCGCCTCAAcccgctggtgctgctgctggacgCGGCGCTCACGGGCGAGCTGGACGTGGTGCAGCAGGCCGTGGCCGAG CTGCAGGACGCCAGCCAGCCCAACGACGAGGGCATCACGGCGCTGCACAACGCCATTTGCGGCGCCAACTACGCCATCGTGGACTTCCTCATCGCCAGCGGGGCCGACGTCAACTCCCCGGACAGCCACGGCTG GACGCCGCTGCACTGCGCCGCCTCCTGCAACGACACGGCCCTCTGCGTGGCCCTGGTCCGCCACGGCGCCGCCATCTTCGCCCCCACCGCCAGCGACGGCAGCCTGGCCGTGGAGAAGTGCGACCCGTACCGCGAGGGCTACGCCGACTGCTACACCTACCTCTGCG aggTGGAGCAGGGCATGGGGGTGCTCAACAGCGGCGTGGTGTACGCGCTGTGGGACTACAGCGCCGAGCTGGGCGACGAGCTGTCCTTCCGCGAGGGCGAGCCCGTCACCGTGCTGCGCCGCGACCCCCCCGAGCAGCTCGACTGGTGGTGGGGGTCCCTCTACGGCCACGAGGGCTACGTGCCCAAGAACTACTTCGGG ctctTCCCCAGGGTGCGGCCGCAGCGGAAGAAGGTCTGA
- the ERCC2 gene encoding general transcription and DNA repair factor IIH helicase subunit XPD isoform X2: MKLNIDGLLVYFPYDYIYPEQFSYMLELKRTLDAKGHGVLEMPSGTGKTVSLLSLIVAYQRARPLDLTKLIYCSRTVPEIEKVIEELRKLMDFYEKQLGEKVPFLGLALSSRKNLCIHPEVSSLRFGKEVDSKCLSLTASHVRAQHQRDGTLPACRFYEEFDTHGREVPIPYGIYNLDDLKAHGRQKGWCPYFLARYSILHANIVVYSYHYLLDPKIADLVSKELAKKSVVVFDEAHNIDNVCIDSMGVNITRRTLDRCQANVATLQATIQKIKETDAQRLKEEYRRLVEGLREANVARETDVYLANPVLPDEILQEAVPGSIRTAEHFVGFMKRFLEYLKARVRVQHVAQESPPAFLKDVYEKVCIERKPLRFCAERLRSLLRTLEIVDMADFSAITLIANFATLVSTYAKGFTIIIEPFDDRTPTIANPILHFSCMDASIAIKPVFERFQSVIITSGTLSPLDIYPKILDFRPVTMATFTMTLARTCLCPMIVGRGNDQVAISSKFETREDIAVIRNYGNLLLEMSAVVPDGIVAFFTSYQYMENIVASWYEQGILENIQRNKLIFIETQDGAETSMALEKYQEACENGRGAILLSVARGKVSEGIDFVHHYGRAVIMFGVPYVYTQSRILKARLEYLRDQFQIRENDFLTFDAMRHAAQCVGRALRGKTDYGLMVFADKRFARADKRGKLPRWIQEHITDANLNLTVDEAVQVAKFFLRQMAQPFHREDQLGLSLLTLEQLQSEEILQRIEQIAQQV, translated from the exons ATGAA GCTCAACATCGATGGCCTCCTGGTGTATTTCCCCTACGACTACATCTACCCCGAGCAGTTCTCCTACATGCTGGAGCTCAAGAGGACCTTGGACGCCAAG GGCCACGGCGTGCTGGAGATGCCCTCGGGGACAGGGAAGACGGTGTCGCTGCTGTCCCTCATCGTGGCCTATCAGCGG GCCCGGCCGTTGGATCTTACCAAGCTCATCTACTGCTCCCGCACGGTGCCGGAGATCGAGAAG GTGATCGAGGAGCTGCGGAAGCTGATGGATTTCTACGAGAAGCAGCTGGGGGAGAAGGTGCCGTTCCTGGGGCTGGCGCTGAGCTCCAGGAAGAACCTGTGCATCCACCCCGAG GTGTCCTCGCTGCGCTTCGGGAAGGAGGTGGACAGCAAGTGCCTGAGCCTGACGGCCTCCCACGTGCGGGCGCAGCACCAGCGCGACGGCACCCTGCCCGCCTGCCGCTTCTACGAG GAGTTCGACACCCACGGGCGCGAGGTGCCCATCCCCTACGGCATCTACAACCTGGACGACCTGAAGGCCCACGGGCGGCAGAAGGGCTGGTGCCCCTATTTCCTCGCCCGCTACTCG ATCCTGCACGCCAACATCGTGGTCTACAGCTACCACTACCTGCTGGACCCCAAAATCGCCGACCTGGTCTCCAAAGAGCTGGCCAAGAAGTCGGTCGTGGTCTTCGACGAGGCGCACAACATCG ACAACGTCTGCATCGACTCCATGGGGGTGAACATCACCCGCCGCACGCTGGACCGCTGCCAGGCCAACGTGGCCACGCTGCAGGCCACCATCCAGAA GATCAAGGAGACGGACGCCCAGAGGCTGAAGGAGGAGTACAGGCGGCTCGTGGAGGGCTTGCGGGAGGCCAACGTGGCGCGGGAGACCGACGTCTACCTCGCCAACCCCGTGCTGCCCGACGAGATCCTCCAGG AGGCCGTGCCGGGCAGCATCCGCACGGCCGAGCACTTCGTGGGCTTCATGAAGCGCTTCCTGGAGTACCTGAAGGCCCGGGTGCGGGTGCAGCACGTGGCGCAGGAAAGCCCCCCGGCCTTCCTCAAGGACGTCTACGAGAAGGTGTGCATCGAGCGCAAGCCGCTCCG GTTCTGCGCCGAGCGGCTGCGCTCGCTGCTGCGCACGCTGGAGATCGTGGACATGGCCGATTTCTCCGCCATCACCCTCATCGCTAATTTTGCCACCCTGGTCAGCACCTACGCCAAGg gcTTCACCATCATCATCGAGCCCTTCGACGACCGGACCCCCACCATCGCCAACCCCATCCTGCACTTcag CTGCATGGACGCCTCCATCGCCATCAAGCCCGTCTTCGAGCGCTTCCAGTCCGTCATCATCACGTCAGGG actCTCTCGCCGCTGGACATTTACCCCAAAATCCTGGATTTCCGCCCCGTCACCATGGCGACCTTCACCATGACGCTGGCGCGGACCTGCCTCTGCCCCATG ATCGTGGGCCGTGGGAATGACCAGGTGGCCATCAGCTCCAAGTTCGAGACACGCGAGGACATCG CCGTCATCCGCAACTACGGCAACCTGCTGCTGGAGATGTCGGCCGTGGTCCCCGACGGCATCGTCGCCTTCTTCACCAGCTACCAGTACATGGAGAACATCGTGGCCTCGTGGTACGAGCAG GGCATCTTGGAGAACATCCAGAGGAACAAGCTCATCTTCATCGAGACGCAGGACGGGGCCGAGACCAGCATGGCGCTGGAGAAGTACCAGGAG GCCTGCGAGAACGGCCGGGGCGCCATCCTGCTCTCCGTGGCCCGGGGCAAGGTGTCGGAGGGCATCGACTTCG TGCACCACTACGGCCGGGCCGTCATCATGTTCGGGGTGCCCTACGTCTACACCCAGAGCCGCATCCTCAAG GCCCGGCTCGAGTACCTGCGCGACCAGTTCCAGATCCGGGAGAACGACTTCCTCACCTTCGACGCCATGCGCCACGCGGCCCAGTGCGTGGGCCGGGCCCTGCGCGGCAAGACCGACTACGGCCTCATGGTCTTCGCCGACAag CGCTTCGCCCGGGCCGACAAGCGGGGCAAGCTGCCGCGCTGGATCCAGGAGCACATCACCGACGCCAACCTCAACCTCACCGTGGACGAGGCCGTGCAGGTGGCCAAGTTCTTCCTGCGCCAGATGGCCCAGCCCTTCCACCGg GAGGACCAGCTGGGGCTCTCCCTGCTCACGCTGGAGCAGCTGCAGTCGGAGGAGATCCTGCAGCGCATCGAGCAGATCGCGCAGCAAGTGTGA